In the genome of Dromiciops gliroides isolate mDroGli1 chromosome 1, mDroGli1.pri, whole genome shotgun sequence, the window gaagaaaagaaattcaatggCGACAGCAAAGGTATTGTTCTCCTACTGTATGAACTCCATTGGCCGGTAGAAAATGCATACACCATTTTACTAAATAAATCTTCAAATGTTTTATGTCTTTaagtttccatttcctttgaaaattatcGAATGGTGCATCCTTATGAGGACAGTGATAGCTCTGAAGATGAAGTTGACTGGCAGGACACTCGCCATGATCCCTACAGAGCAGGTACCAGGTCTATATATAAATTTACCTTCTGTATGCTGAGGGTGGTATACATCAGTGTAGCGGGAAGAGGGAGAGACTTCCTTTTTgcttctttattctttctctctctctcgctttttttttttgcaatttcccCCCCATTTTATGTTTTGTCATTGGATTCATGATCCAGaaataaatagctttgaaaatTTACCATTTAGTTTACCTATCTTTTAGCTTTAAAATGTTGAATGTCACAGGTTATTGTTCATTATTTGTTTCCTTGTCTTGGTTACCTCTAGCTAAACCTGTCCCTACTCCCAAAAAGGGTTttattggaaaaggaaaagatattaCCACCAAACATGATGAAGTAGTGTGTGGAAGAAAAAATACAGCACGAATGGAAAATGTAAGTTATGGAATACATGTCTGCCTTTTAGAACATGGGTCTTGAAGCTATGGCCTTCAGGCCAGtcgtgtcaaaaaaaaaaatgtaaaagctgTTGTTAGTGCTCAAGCCATCAAAAAAAAGGTGCTATGTTCTAGAAGCATGTTTgattgaataaaaaatatagaataCTTATaggaaaaatttaatttttactttaaaaacacTTTAATTGACAGAAGAAACTTGCAAAAACTTGAATGCAAATGAATGATACATTTATTGCTTAAAATAAGGGATCACAAGTATCTCAGTAGATAATGCTCTACTAAGCTTTTTAGTTTGAAAACCAGTTTCATCTTAGTGTGAAAAATGACACAGTTAGTCACTTCGATCTTCTGGAAAAAATTGTTATAGTTGGTAATAAGTGAATATTGTTTCTTTATATGTAGTaacaagaaaatattataagaaaacctagaaattttaaaaatgtaagaaatgTTTGCATTATTTATGTCTAATATCTTAAGTCTTTAGTAGTTAGGGCTGAACCTtgtaatataacaataataatgtttcAAATTTTTACTGGTAGTTTGCACCTGGATTCCAAGTAGGAGATGGAATTGGAATGGATTTAAAACTACCAAATCAGGTCTTTAATGCTTTAAAACAACATGCCTATTCTGAGGAACGTCGGAGTGCCCGTGTCCATGAGAAAAAGGAACATTCTAcagcagtaagtgtcaaattcTTGTGTCTTTGGTCAAAAAACATAGCCTAAACACTTCACTTTGGTATTAGAATATTCACTTTTTTGGGAGAGGGGGGTAGTATCTTTGAACAGGAGGGGAAGCATATCATAGTAAATAGAGCTGGTTtctgagacaggaagacctgggtttacttcctgtctctgacacatgctggctgtgtgaccctgggcaagtcacttaaccccaattgcctcaccaaaaaaaaaaaatcacttaactttctagATTAACCCCTAATTTACTGtaatttttacatatttataattaaagcaaaatatatataGTCTATATACTGATGAATATTTCagctttttttctcattaaaaaaaagattaattttatttaagtaacctttttaatttatatatttataaccaAACTTTAGTAGTACATAATTAATGACATTAGAGGTACATTTAAGTAGCAAGAACATTAAATAACCAAACCTGTCATCAGaatgtgggagagagaaaagtctAATCACACTTGAGAGTATGAAAATATTTCCACTtagttattttgtgtgtgtgtgtgtgtgtgtgtgtgtgtgtgtgtgtgtgtgtgtgtgtgtgtgtgtggagttgAGTAATCTTTTACATTggtaattctttatttttacagGAAAAAGCAGTAGATCCTAAAACACGTTTACTTATGTACAAGATGGTCAATTCTGGAATGCTGGAGACAATCACTGGCTGTATTAGTACAGGAAAGGAATCTGTTGTCTTTCATGCATATGGAGGGAGGTAAATAAGCAAAATATTCTAATTCAAAGAGACTGTTTGAAATAAGAACACTCCCACCCCCCCATAGTATCAGTTATTTACATAGCTATCACTCTCTATATTTTAATACTTATATTGTCTCAGTGTGGCAGGGTCTTTGAGGCCCCAGGGTCATTTCATGCTATGAAGAGGCATTGAAGTAGCATTGAAAAGTagaggaattcctttttaaatgaaatgCTTATAAGAAACTCCCTTTTTTaactgaaggaaagagaaatgtttGAAAGCCTCTGTTACATATAAAAATCTTTTAGATCATGATACCTTTGCTAGAAAATTTTTCTGACTTCACTAcgttatatactatatacataaaaataatacTCCAAAATATACTCACATGAAGCAAAAACAAAGCTGCAGAGAGATTTGCAAATCTAATTAATCCTGGTAGAAATACAAGATTTACTTTTGGGGGATAGAGGAGACTGGGGTCTAAATGGGGAAGGTGAAGACTGAGAGCTCCTATAATTCTTGAGGTGGGTAATAGGGGTAAAAGTACACATTATAAGAGGGCTTTGTTCCAGGAAATTGTTGTTGGGCTAGAAGATAAAAGGAGGTACTAATATTGGCCAATTTGATATGTGTGGATCAGCTTTCAATACCTATGATGTAGTGACCTTCATTTTAAGATGCATTAGCTTAAAGCATGCTTCTCCCCCTGCAGTGTGGGAAAAAGTAGAATAGCTTTGGAAGAGTAAGTTGGCTGCAAATTGTATGGCAGTCAGGAGAGCAGATAAAACTTTTCTGATAATGATGGACTCTGGATAGTCAATTAAAAGCTCATGTtatgaaggaataaagaaagtcTCTAGTAAATATTTggctacatgccaagcactgcgctaagtgctAGGCATACAATACAAAGTCGAGACAGTCTCTCACCTCAATAGGCTTACATTCTAACGGGGGAGATAATATAGAGGAGAGCATTAACCAGGGAAGAGAGTTAAAGTTTGGAAATTGACAAAGATGGTAGATGGGTAAAAAAGGGCTGTCCCTAAAGTCTCTTTCTAGAGGAAATGATAATGTTGATTTGATTGCCATTCACaaaacaagaggtagagaggaTACGCTAGGATTCTGTTATAAGActgctccttccccttcccctctcctcaacATGTTACCTTTCTCAAAATGAACAGAGACAGGGAATACTTTAGTTTTCATgttaaggagaagagaaaattaaatacaagggGCATGCAGGTTTGTATTCCCATGTTGGCCAATCAGTCTTTTTAAAGCAATTACTACCATAGGTGCTATTGAGGATACAAAAGAGATAAGATTTGAGCTTAGCCCATGAAGTTTAATTATGAAGATACTCCTACCAAGGCAAGCCTTTTAGAAGATTATGTATAATAAAGTGTTTAATTGTGTGATAGAGATCAAGTATCTCATCCAGTGGCACTGAGGAGCTTACAGTCCTGCAAAAGATGTTCTATAGAGCCTTTTGTCCCCTTTTATTGATGACTATAATTACCTTAACAGTTGTTAAGAGAGACATGTGTAGTGTGATTAAAGGAATGGCATaaatcagtgatgtcaaactAAAAAAGAAACCGATCCCTGTGGTTGTCACGTTGAtttagaaagccacaaattaacaatctgtattagattttaaaatttattttgttaaccattttccaattacattttaatctggttggagGGAATGAGCTTAAGGCCCAATATATACTGAAGACCTTTGAATCCAGTGACAGAGGGTTTAAGTATTATGggacttgaggaagaagagatgatggAAGAGAGGGAATTTGACCTCAGAACTAGAAAAATGGACAGGAGAAATAGAGAAGTGTAGTACCTTCCAGGTAAAGGACCAGCACTAGTGAAGCATGAAGGTGATAATTAGCATTTCTCCCTTCTAGCAGCCCATAGGGTAAGTTTATctatgttacacacacacacacacacacacacacacacacacacacacttcatctAGTTGAAGGCAGTAGCTCTCATGTTCTCTTTTTGCCTTCTCACCACCACCTCACTTATTTCACCTAATTTCTTCAGTCTaaactttcccatttctttcatcaATTTCTCATACATGTTCCCAGACCCTTGGCTCTCTGGTGATTTTCTCTTTAAATGGTTCTGACATGGTCTTACCATGGCAGAGGCAAGTGACGTTACTTTTCTTGTTCTGTTAAGTTTAACTTGAGATAGAACAAGCTTTTTTGGCAGCCTCACTACTGATCTTGTAGTCAGAGAAGTTCTTTTTCATGGGAATGCTTTTCATTACTCCTCAAACCAGGCCAGGTCATTATGAATCTGAAGtgcaagattttatatttttaggcCTTGTTACATGctccttttgtctttatatcaccagGAAATCCTTTCTGGTGGAcattgctcatcatttttttgtttacaaTTATTCAACCATTAATGAATTTCAAAAGCATATGTTAAAGGCTTACTACAGATGTCAAGCTGGTACTGTGcgaagtgctggggatatacatttttaaaataagtctcaaggaacttatattctaatggggataGTTATGGAGGAGAGGTAGCTATGGAGTCACAGAAAATGAGGATTTGATTCACCTGACACAGTTGAATTTCCCTTTAACCTAATCATGTGACTGGACTGCTACCCAAGCCACATTTTCCTTACTATCTTGCAAAGATGTCATGAGAAAGTTTGACATGGACCATTCTGAAATCAAGATACACATTTACAACGTTTTCCACTCTGCCAGTCTAATGATAATGTGCAAAGGGACTTGAAGGGCCAGGTTGTCTGTTTTCGGTATACTAAATAATGAGTTGTTCATATAATCAGAGACAtggaaaataccttaaaaaaaggtcattttatcttctttttattttatatctatcaCACCTGGTCTACAAACGGATGAGAATCtaacctcttttttaaaatatcctttatttctttcttgggTTTATCACCAGAACCATTAAGGGGGAAAATTATATTACTAAGTCCTACTGAAAAATGATTGTCATCTAGGTAAAAATTGTCTACTAAAACCATAGCTTTTATAGTCAGATTTGTCGATCTTTTTGGAGAAAAAGGTTTGATAGTTTCTCCAATTGGGATGTTCTTTGGAAGTTCTGTTCTCCTTAAAGACTTGGAATATTCCGTTAGAAAAGGCCTTACTTAGGCTCTGGAAATATGCACTGATtgaccctttttttcccctttatatcaGCATGGAagatgggaaagaagatagtaaaGTTATACCTGCAGAATGTGCCCTAAAGGtatttaaaacaactcttaatGAATTCAAGAATCGTGACAAATACATAAAGGATGATTTCAGGTTTAAAGATCGCTTCAGTAAATTGAATCCACGAAAGATCATCCGTATGTGGGCAGAAAAAGAAATGCACAATCTAACAAGGTACAGAAAATCAAAAGGCCAGAAGGGATCTTGGGTGTCTGTCACCATTGTTTTAGGCATCTTAAATGTCAATTTAGGGACcaccagataaggaaacttctcaatctctcttcaaaacagttttaaaatacCACGGTGAAATGTTGTCCTCTCTATTACAACAAATTCCCAGAACTAAAATGAAAAccattttctctctttgcctAGAGAAAATTCAGAGTTAACTGGGCATCTTCCCCTATATAGTTCTTTTATATcactgaacaattttttttaattatccctTAGCTTGCTTTTCTACAGATTAAATAAtctattttcatttgcattggtACCAAACCAGATACTAAAGATTTTCTTAAGCTTTTGTGTTACATGTAATACAAAATACTTGTAAACTTTTATGACAGAATGTTTTTGTTTACTAGTTTTAATTTTCACTGTATTTACCATTCAGATTTGTGTTTCAGTGAACAATTTAGAGGTGGCTGAAAGCTTGGAGAATATGTATCCAGCCCCCTTATAAAAAATAGCTAAAGAAAACTAGGGCTCTGAGGGCTCTGCATTAGATCATAATAGATCTCAAGTAATTATAATATATTTCCTGATGATTACTCAACATGTGACTGTGACTTGGTTTTGCTTTTTGAAGTACATATTTAGTTAAATGTAAAagttaaaagataaaatttataaatagaGGCAGAGATGATAAAGGTGGAAGGTATATTTTTAATACGTTTCTGCTGAGATATATTTgtttgatttggaaaaaaaacaacaccactgCTCATGGTGACTTTTTTCCCCACATGCAGAATGCAAAAGGCTGGTATCTCTTGCCCAGAAGTCATAATGCTTAAGAAACACATTTTGGTCATGTCTTTTATTGGCAAAGATCAAGTCCCAGCTCCCAAACTAAAGGAAGTAAAACTCAGTAGTGAAGACATGAAAGAGGCCTACTATCAAACCCTCCATGTAAgttgaaattttcttttacatttctatAGAAACTTCCTTTTACATTTCTACATTTTCAGGTGATATGCTGTAGTTTTGAGGaaattttttgttaatatatctAAAGGGTATGTTTCCAAATAGTTGGATAAATGAATACCCAGggtgattttatatattttttttctatcagtaGCATTAGTATcatcagagaaacatgagatttGATAATTTGGTATTCATTCTGTCCCCAAAACTCaaccaaataaaattttatattattgtaCTTGTACAAAAATGTGATGTCTCATTCCTTTGTTTATACCATAAGTGCTATAgcccccccaatttaaaaaaaaatgtttttacttttgtagatacatttagaaaggaaagggtactttaaatttttttgtaaaacCAAAAATTTTCCCTCTTGGcacatatatatctttaaaaatgacTAGCTATGTGGTAGGTAAGAGGGAACAGAATTCCAAATATGTTTCAGTGCTCTACTCTTTAACATACAAATTGAATAGTGGAGGgcagcatttttgtttttgcatttcccATGGTGTTCTGAGCTGGGTTTGACTCAGGCCAGTCACCTGTTAGATTAGGTGTAattggaacaaaatgaaacactAAGAGATCATTCAGAAGTTAGCAGAAAGAGACTTAAGAGCCCTTGCATAGCCATAGCAGAAGGATATTCAACAGGGAACAGCACTGAGGACACCCTGAATTGATTCAGCTGAAGGAAGCTCCCCTTGTCTGAGTTGCCCTAAGGGATGCACCAACCAAGCATCACAGGGAGAATTCTTGGAACTCTTTGTGGATGCTTTGTACCCAGGTGACCAGGAAGGATGTCGACAGATTGAGCCTTTGGTGCCCTGAGACAATCAAGACTTGAggatgaggggcggctaggtggcacagtggataaagcactggccctggattcaggagtacctgagttcaaatccgacctcagacacttgacatttactagctgtgtgaccctgggcaagtcacttaacccccattgccccacaaaaaaaaaaaaaagacttgaggatggtctcaatatttttaaaagaaaaattagcctAACTTGCATGGGGTGAGGGGTAGGGGTTAGGATATTGGACCTGTCACACTTGGGAAATGGATTTCATATTAAAGTAGGatgataggaggcagctaggtggtgctgggccagaagccaggaagactcatttttctaagttcagatctggcctcagacacttactagctttgtgaccctgggcaagtcacttaaccctgtttgcctcagtttcctcatctgtaaaatgagctgcaaaagaaaatggcaaaacacttcagtatctttaccaagaaaacccccacaagaatatgaacagacagttttcagacaaagaaatcaaagctatctatagccatatgaaaaaatactttaaatcccTATTGATCAGaggaatataaattaaaacaactctgagataccacctcacacctgtcagagtggcaaatataacaaaaaaagaaaatgttggatataGGAGTGGATAtgggaaaatgggaacactaatccactgttggtgaagttgtaaactgttccaaccattctggagagcgatttggagctatgcccaaagggctataaaattgtgcataccctttgatccagaaataccactgctaggtttatatcccagagacataccccaaaagaggaaaagaccaattggtacagaaatatttatagcagctctttttgtggtagctaagaattggaaatcaaaggaatgcccatcaattggggaatggctaaacaagctgtggtgtatgatggtgatggaatattattgtgctatagcaaatgacaagcaggatgatttcagaaaggcctggaaagactaatatgaactgatgtatagtgagtgaagtaagcaaaaccaggagaacattgtgctcaGTGACAAGATTGTTgaatgaactgtgaatgacaactattctcagcaagacaatgatccgagacaatcccgaaggactaacaatgaagcacactatccacccccaaagaaagaactgatactgattgaacagagtgaagcatgctgtttttcacttattttcattttttattcaatttttctcatacaaaattactaatacggTAATACTTTAAATAATTgaatatgtataacctacatctgaatTTTTGGTGcctctgggaggggagagaggaaaggaggggtagaatttggaactcacaacattaaatataaatttttattaaagtgggggagaagggaagaaaacccCAGATTGGGTAGTGAAGAGttagaaaacaactgaaaaactatGGAACAAGAAGATGATAATTACACTTAACATGTTAGAattattttccccccatttagTTAAAGAACTAAGTTGACACTTTTGCCTATAGTGGAAAATAGAAAGTATATTCAAGCAAAAACTATTTTGTGAGggaactaattttctttttagggGAGTGAAGTGcctgaaaagaaaaggggatttCATAATGGGACTTTGAACTGGCAGGACTTTTTATCTACTccaattctcccattttacagatgaggaccgtGAGGCTTACATGATTAAGCAATTTGCCATCTTGTGATCTCAAGCCAAGATAAGAATGCAGggcctctgattctaaatccagttgCGAGGTCCCTTTTCTGTCTTGTGCCATTAGATCAAGGTatagaaattaattatattgttctcttccattagaattaaGTAACTCTCTTTAAATTTTTGTTACAAAAGATGGTTTACtgctgggagagagagaagagtataaaatgttttaaaaaatgaatgtgacacgagaagaaaagaatcagtttaagaaacaaaaataatagcattcAGTACTGGCATTAGTAGTAGATACATCAACCTGCTTCTGCCTAACAGGGTGTATAAAGAGGGCTTTTCTCCCTAGTTCCAGAATAGACTCAGAATTGCATGCATGCAGGAGAAGGCTTATTGTGTTAACCTATTTGTGTTAGACTTCTTAAGCTTTTTGCTCAGAGCCCaaattctttcaaaattattcagATTTTACAAATCTGAATCATAGCTGTTTGTATTCAGTCCTATGTGGTGGTGTATTATGTACAGTACAACATAAGGGGGGATATGAGACTTTGTTCTTTATGTTTGAAGTTGATGACTGTTAAAGCATTACTACGGTTaggtttttgctgttgtttttcccaaTAACAAGCTTATTTCTGCTCCCTTTTGTGGTTCATTGGCTTGCATTTGTGAGATTAGTGATCAGAAATAAAATGACAGTTTGTGATAATGAAATAGTGGAGTTACCTGGCCCAGTAGGTTAGCCAGTTCATGTCCATGGTGTCATTAGCACCGTGCTCTGATGAAAGAACCAGGCAAAGGCACACAAAACCACagtcatcttttccttcctttcctcttatctTTTTGCTGTCTCCTAACccctcctcaaaaaaacccaGACTTGACTTGTTGGTCCCTTTGCTCGTTTCAGTCATAGCCATGTGCCGGTCTATGTATAATTCTCTCAGCACTTGCATTTCCTCACAGATGATGCAGCAGTTGTATAAGGAGTGCAGTCTCGTCCATGCTGATTTGAGTGAGTACAACATGCTGTGGCACGCTGGAAAGGTGAGAAGTTCATAGTCCATTAATGTCATTTGCACAGTTGTAATAGAAACTTCCTCTATAGAAAGCAAATCACTTTGTGCCTTGTCTTTGTCCTAGGTCTGGTTGATTGATGTTAGTCAATCTGTGGAGCCAACCCATCCCCATGGTCTGGAGTTCTTGTTTCGAGATTGCAGGAATGTATCACAGGTGAGAATTCAATGATGGCTTAGTGTTAAAGGAGAGTGTTGTTCATAactaaaataattgtaaagcattttaaaagggGTAATATGTTCCTCCCAGTATTAGAAGTGAAGTGACTATGAGGCTTTTTGCCCAGTTCTGTTCACCTGATACAGACTCAGATATCTGTTGAATAAGTCAGTTCAGTCAAAGTGATGCTAGTTAGTGAAACAGTTTTGAATTCAAACAAAGAGCAGGAAAGTAAGAGCTATTTTGTGTGTTAAGCTTGTCTTCATAGTTTATGTAATAGGTGACAAAtattttagagatggagaaagaaaaaagatttaaataaggCCTAAAGAGAGTTAAATTTTTCTGGGATGTTATGGCTTGAATAATAAACTACTATTACAGTCAGAGTGTGAAGGTATTTTATACCCAATTTGTTTGTcttgaaaaaatgattttaatagtTCAATGACTGACCTTGTACTTTGTCTACTAGTTTTTTCAGAAAGGGGGGGTAAGTGAAGCCCTCGGTGAACGAGACCTCTTCAATGCTGTGTCGGGCTTAAACATAACAGCAGATAATGAAGTTGATTTCCTGGCTGAGGTGAGTGTTTTCGATCTCTGTACAGTTATTTGTCATAATAGGAGACAGGGGCAGAACAGATATTTAAAAGCCCTGGTTAATTTTAAACCCTCATTTCAACCTTTAATTTCAACTTTGTCTCCCTTGAGACCTCTAACAAGTAACAAAAATTGAAATTTCATTTCCTCCTGAGGGGAtttgactagatgatttctgaaatctacaatttgattttttttttttaagtctccatCCCCACATGTTCTcttgagaaatgaaaatgaccAAAGTATGGGCAGTAGTTACATTTGATAGTACTGTAAATGTCCTTTCCTTGAAATTCTTTTCCCTTACAGCTTCTGGGATACTCTATttaccttcccccttcccccccctccccctttctgccTGCTAAATTATTTGTCCTCTAGGACTCAGTCTTTAAACCCCTTTTGTTCATCTAACAAATGTTTGTGTATCTACCATGTTATCAGAACTCTGCTAAAATCCAGTTTctaccctctataaaggaaggcattggaagGATTTTTGGTACTCCACTAGTTCTACCAGCATCCCCGATTCAGACCCTCAGAAGAATCTTtgattcctccctctcttttaccACTCACTTCCTTCATCATCCATTAATACCCTTAACAAACAGAAAGTTCTAACACAATTCTTCCTTTATGGTAGTGGGTTTCaaacttgtctttttct includes:
- the RIOK3 gene encoding serine/threonine-protein kinase RIO3 translates to MDLVGVTTPEPRPGSAWGPNKCPWGTPQNTISCSLADVMSEQLAKELQLEDEAAAFPEVVSVAEGPFVTGENIDTSSDLMLAQMLQMEFDREYDAQLRREEKKFNGDSKVSISFENYRMVHPYEDSDSSEDEVDWQDTRHDPYRAAKPVPTPKKGFIGKGKDITTKHDEVVCGRKNTARMENFAPGFQVGDGIGMDLKLPNQVFNALKQHAYSEERRSARVHEKKEHSTAEKAVDPKTRLLMYKMVNSGMLETITGCISTGKESVVFHAYGGSMEDGKEDSKVIPAECALKVFKTTLNEFKNRDKYIKDDFRFKDRFSKLNPRKIIRMWAEKEMHNLTRMQKAGISCPEVIMLKKHILVMSFIGKDQVPAPKLKEVKLSSEDMKEAYYQTLHMMQQLYKECSLVHADLSEYNMLWHAGKVWLIDVSQSVEPTHPHGLEFLFRDCRNVSQFFQKGGVSEALGERDLFNAVSGLNITADNEVDFLAEIEALEKMNEDHVQKNGRKAASFLKDDGGPPIICDE